A stretch of the Poseidonibacter parvus genome encodes the following:
- the ftsH gene encoding ATP-dependent zinc metalloprotease FtsH has product MNDRQDNNNNGGNNNNFFNNNPLLVFVIFSIVTIFAFKALFPENQMGGNSNNGVTPFNSQAKNQTIPYSDLKKLISSGKIEYVGIGNTQIRAVSKNGTGQVTTYTARRVIPDETLVPSLEKYGINYGGINEENVLADILFGWVLPIFIFFAIWMFIAKRMSKSMGGGGGGLLGIGSSKKMINSEKPNVKFEDMAGNKEAKEEVQEVVEFLRNPERYVKLGAQIPKGVLLVGPPGTGKTLLAKAVAGEADVEFLSVSGSAFIEMFVGVGASRVRDLFEQAKKVAPAIIFIDEIDAIGKSRASGGPMGGNDEREQTLNQLLAEMDGFATEEAPVIVLAATNRPEVLDPALLRPGRFDRQVLVDKPDFEGRKEILNVHIKNVAVGKDVDLEEVARMTAGLAGADLANIINEAALLAGRANKEEVTYEDFKESVERQIAGLEKKSRRISPKERKIVAYHESGHAVIAEITKGAKKVNKVSIVPRGMAALGYTLNTPEENKYLMQKHELIAEVDTLLGGRAAEEVFIGEISTGAGNDLERATDIIKSMATIYGMSDVAGLMVLEKRQNQFLGGQTQKDFSDDMAKNLDEHVKTILNERYAIVLDALRDNNDAIEQMTAELLDIEVITGQRVRDIIKENGGTVFEEEDLHSDALVKDEEEKDTKSSENNNDETTEEENPKND; this is encoded by the coding sequence ATGAACGATAGACAAGATAATAACAATAATGGTGGAAATAATAATAACTTTTTTAATAATAATCCATTATTAGTATTTGTAATTTTTTCGATAGTTACTATTTTTGCTTTTAAAGCATTATTCCCAGAAAATCAAATGGGTGGTAACTCAAACAATGGTGTAACACCATTTAATTCACAAGCTAAGAATCAAACAATCCCTTATTCAGACTTAAAGAAATTAATAAGTTCTGGAAAAATTGAATATGTTGGAATTGGAAATACTCAAATTAGAGCTGTTTCTAAAAATGGTACTGGTCAAGTTACAACTTATACAGCAAGAAGAGTTATTCCTGATGAAACATTAGTTCCTTCACTAGAAAAATACGGAATTAATTATGGTGGAATTAACGAAGAGAATGTATTAGCAGATATTTTATTTGGTTGGGTTTTACCTATTTTTATTTTCTTTGCTATTTGGATGTTTATTGCAAAAAGAATGTCAAAATCAATGGGTGGAGGAGGCGGTGGCCTTCTTGGAATTGGTTCATCTAAAAAGATGATTAATTCTGAAAAACCAAACGTTAAATTTGAAGATATGGCTGGAAATAAAGAAGCTAAAGAAGAAGTTCAAGAAGTAGTTGAATTTTTAAGAAACCCAGAAAGATATGTAAAACTAGGAGCACAAATTCCTAAAGGTGTATTACTTGTAGGACCTCCAGGAACTGGTAAAACATTATTAGCTAAAGCAGTTGCTGGTGAAGCAGATGTAGAGTTTTTAAGTGTTTCAGGTTCTGCATTTATTGAAATGTTTGTAGGAGTTGGAGCTTCAAGAGTTAGAGATTTATTTGAGCAAGCTAAAAAAGTTGCACCTGCTATTATTTTTATTGATGAAATTGATGCAATTGGTAAATCTAGAGCTAGCGGTGGTCCAATGGGTGGTAATGATGAAAGAGAACAAACTTTAAATCAATTACTAGCTGAAATGGATGGATTTGCTACTGAAGAAGCACCTGTTATTGTATTAGCAGCAACAAATAGACCAGAAGTTTTAGATCCAGCACTTTTAAGACCAGGAAGATTTGACAGACAAGTTTTAGTTGATAAACCTGATTTTGAAGGTAGAAAAGAAATCTTAAATGTACATATTAAAAATGTAGCCGTTGGAAAAGATGTTGATTTAGAAGAAGTAGCTCGAATGACAGCAGGTCTTGCTGGGGCTGATTTAGCTAATATTATTAATGAAGCAGCATTATTAGCAGGTCGAGCAAATAAAGAAGAAGTTACTTATGAAGATTTCAAAGAATCAGTAGAGCGACAAATTGCTGGTTTAGAGAAAAAATCAAGAAGAATATCTCCTAAAGAGAGAAAAATTGTAGCTTACCATGAATCAGGACATGCTGTAATTGCTGAAATTACAAAAGGGGCTAAGAAAGTTAATAAAGTTTCAATTGTTCCTAGAGGAATGGCAGCTTTAGGTTATACTTTAAATACACCAGAAGAGAATAAATATTTAATGCAAAAGCATGAATTAATTGCTGAAGTTGACACACTTTTAGGTGGACGAGCAGCTGAAGAAGTATTTATAGGTGAAATATCAACAGGTGCAGGTAATGACTTAGAGCGAGCTACTGATATTATCAAATCAATGGCTACTATTTATGGAATGAGTGATGTTGCTGGACTTATGGTTTTAGAAAAAAGACAAAATCAATTCTTAGGTGGACAAACACAAAAAGACTTCTCAGATGATATGGCTAAAAATTTAGATGAGCATGTTAAGACTATCTTAAATGAAAGATATGCCATTGTTCTTGATGCATTAAGAGATAATAATGATGCAATTGAGCAAATGACAGCTGAGTTATTAGATATTGAAGTAATTACTGGACAAAGAGTTCGAGATATTATAAAAGAAAACGGTGGAACTGTTTTTGAAGAAGAAGATTTACATAGTGATGCACTTGTAAAAGATGAAGAAGAAAAAGATACTAAATCATCAGAAAATAATAATGATGAAACTACTGAAGAAGAAAATCCAAAAAACGATTAA
- a CDS encoding ATP-binding protein translates to MSIKNFKNTIFLKVFLLIFMAIFLVLSIFSYEVTRLQKESILETIQSQAKSMADSIIFSNSEFMIIDDEIKILEFVYDFVQVNKVIEQLIVSRRNGNDLLIQVNKWELKENTIKVDDKDQVKEEKERYSIGFSKSLNKNVFKYSYPVYLTAIHWGWLHFELSLDEYNKKLNSMYNQFLLLAIIIFFSTLIVSFLIAKMVSRPIVKLEEISEKIYSGDLSKRVNVKSTDEIGKLSITFNKMIDRLEKSQLELRKSHFQLESRVQERTDELENKSKQLKELNDNLESRVQDEISKRQKQEQLLIQQSKLAAMGEMIGNIAHQWRQPLNALGLVIQNIQLSYMMDEMNEEFLDKSVEKANLLTKSMSKTIDDFRNFFKPNKEITEFKLDVAINNSFELIGSTLNHNNIELEYDFNEEIVVIGFPNEFSQVILNILTNSKDAILENKIKNGKITLEIKKCSDYGYVTIKDNAGGIALNIINKIFDPYFTTKEEGKGTGIGLYMSKIIIEKNMNGQLSVDNTNLGAMFTVKVPLCII, encoded by the coding sequence ATGAGTATAAAGAACTTTAAAAATACTATCTTTTTAAAAGTGTTTTTATTAATTTTTATGGCAATCTTCTTAGTTTTAAGTATCTTTTCTTATGAAGTAACACGATTGCAAAAAGAATCAATTCTTGAGACAATTCAATCTCAAGCAAAAAGTATGGCAGATTCTATTATTTTTAGTAATTCAGAATTTATGATTATTGATGATGAAATAAAAATACTTGAATTTGTTTATGATTTTGTACAAGTGAATAAAGTAATAGAACAGCTTATAGTTTCTAGAAGAAATGGTAATGATTTACTTATTCAAGTAAATAAATGGGAACTTAAAGAAAATACTATTAAAGTTGATGATAAAGATCAAGTTAAAGAAGAAAAAGAACGATATAGCATAGGCTTTTCTAAGTCTTTAAATAAAAATGTATTCAAGTATTCTTATCCTGTATACTTGACAGCAATTCATTGGGGATGGCTACATTTTGAATTATCATTAGATGAGTATAATAAAAAACTAAATAGTATGTATAATCAATTTTTATTGTTAGCAATAATTATATTTTTTTCAACATTAATTGTTTCTTTTTTAATTGCAAAAATGGTATCTAGGCCTATTGTAAAATTAGAAGAAATTTCAGAAAAAATCTATAGTGGAGATTTATCAAAAAGAGTAAATGTAAAAAGTACAGATGAAATAGGAAAATTATCGATAACTTTTAATAAAATGATTGATAGATTAGAAAAGTCACAATTAGAATTAAGAAAGTCTCATTTTCAATTAGAATCAAGAGTACAAGAAAGAACAGATGAATTAGAAAATAAATCAAAACAACTTAAAGAACTAAATGATAATCTAGAATCAAGAGTACAAGATGAAATTTCAAAAAGACAAAAACAAGAACAATTACTTATTCAGCAATCTAAACTAGCAGCTATGGGAGAAATGATTGGTAATATTGCTCACCAATGGAGACAGCCATTAAATGCACTAGGTTTAGTTATCCAAAATATTCAATTATCTTATATGATGGATGAAATGAATGAAGAATTTCTTGATAAATCAGTAGAAAAAGCAAATTTATTAACAAAATCAATGTCTAAAACAATTGATGATTTTAGAAACTTTTTTAAACCGAATAAAGAGATTACAGAATTTAAACTTGATGTTGCAATTAATAACTCATTTGAATTAATAGGTTCGACTCTTAATCATAATAATATAGAATTAGAATATGATTTTAATGAAGAAATTGTTGTTATTGGTTTTCCAAATGAATTTTCACAAGTTATTTTGAATATATTAACAAATTCAAAAGATGCAATACTTGAAAATAAAATCAAAAATGGAAAAATCACATTAGAAATTAAAAAGTGTAGTGATTATGGTTATGTAACTATAAAAGATAATGCAGGTGGAATAGCATTAAATATTATTAATAAAATATTTGATCCTTACTTTACAACTAAAGAAGAAGGTAAGGGTACAGGAATAGGGTTATATATGTCTAAAATTATTATTGAAAAAAATATGAATGGACAATTAAGTGTGGATAATACAAATTTAGGTGCAATGTTTACAGTTAAGGTCCCTTTATGTATAATTTAA